In Phragmites australis chromosome 17, lpPhrAust1.1, whole genome shotgun sequence, the following are encoded in one genomic region:
- the LOC133896948 gene encoding uncharacterized protein LOC133896948, whose product MSIIPQGEVARESGGGPFLYQQLTAANHTSWVIHLQSMKEDQGIWEAVEPAVGVAVDEKKDKKVRWQEKTSKEVWDCLKTRFVDADRVKNARLLMLKSDFNAMGMQEGESLDQYAGRLNSMSIRYANLGETLDDAALVKKLFDIVPDRFLSVIIGIEQFYDLRHSRKLWGGLRCLKNVHPAFTQAVWQTRQKKDCGNSSSSNKGKSHLAADSSNHNQGGHGRGRGMAEGAVLLNEEKLKPELRDTTEEGSSSEVWYLDNRASNHMTGDKEKFRELDEGVTGKVKFRDGSTVQIMGLGSVMFSYKNGDQWLLQEVYYISRLCSNIINLGQLTEVGHKVIMDAEHLHVYDNSPAWLLMKVRRTPNRLYKIELHQATLARQPFPTTASFRAKKPLELLHANLCGPITPSTLVGNSYFMLFVVDYSWWMWVFVIKSKEQACSMFRKFKFQLCEEVGIKRHLIVPYMPQQNGVVERRNRTVVAMARSLLNSMNVPGRFWGEAVRHTVYMLKRLPTKALDERTPFEAWNGRKPHLAHLRVFDCTAQAKATPLSSESSNTNEGPVRYRHIDDIMRDAPKVDLDGDIEEEAMLMETEEPSCYLEAARQQVWEDAMAKEIESIEKNDTWTLMTSPAGHKPIGLKWGNSANEGADLMERRPLKPFRYEFMWQRHEGYEDFVNQAWDPGMGYCDLQSISASLTSLQCSLRSWDRDVFGSVRKQCSHLRCELEMERSQTLYCGPTRREKDLMRQLSKVLAREETMEKQRSRTS is encoded by the exons ATGTCGATCATTCCTCAGGGCGAGGTGGCGCGGGAGAGCGGCGGTGGGCCATTCCTGTACCAGCAGTTGACGGCGGCAAACCACACGAGCTGGGTGATTCACCTGCAGTCGATGAAGGAAGATCAAGGCATCTGGGAGGCAGTCGAGCCAGCGGTTGGTGTGGCTGTCgatgagaagaaggacaagaaggtgAG GTGGCAAGAAAAAACATCGAAGGAGGTTTGGGAttgtctcaagacaaggttcgtCGACGCGGATCGTGTCAAGAACGCGCGGCTTCTAATGTTGAAGAGCGACTTCAATGCCATGGgcatgcaggagggagagagcttGGACCAGTACGCCGGAAGGCTCAACAGCATGTCTATCAGGTACGCAAACCTAGGGGAGACACTCGACGACGCTGCATTGGTCAAAAAGCTGTTTGACATTGTGCCGGATCGATTCCTAAGTGTGATCATCGGGATCGAGCAGTTCTACGACCTAAGGCATTCAAGGAAGCTGTGGGGTGGCCTAAGGTGTTTGAAGAATGTGCATCCCGCGTTCACTCAGGCCGTGTGGCAGACGCGGCAGAAGAAGGATTGTGGAaactcctcatcaagcaacaagggcAAATCCCACCTTGCTGCAGATAGCAGCAACCACAACCAGGGTGGTCATGGACGCGGTAGAGGCATGGCAGAG GGAGCCGTGCTACTGAATGAGGAGAAATTGAAGCCAGAACTACGCGACACAACGGAGGAAGGATCCAGCTCTGAGGTCTGGTACCTAGACAATAGGGCcagtaatcacatgaccggtgacaaagagaagttcagagagctGGACGAAGGTGTCACTGGCAAAGTGAAGTTCAGGGATGGCTCCACAGTGcagatcatgggcttagggtcTGTCATGTTCAGCTACAAGAATGGTGACCAGTGGCTATTGCAGGAGGTCTACTATATTTCAAGACTATGCAGCAATATCATCAACCTTGGACAACTTACCGAGgttggacacaaggtgatcatggatgctgaacatctacATGTGTATGATAATAGTCCTGCATGGTTGCTGATGAAAGTGAGGCGAACTCCAAATCGCCTCTACAAGATCGAGTTGCATCAAGCGACGCTG GCGAGGCAGCCATTCCCGACTACAGCAAGTTTCAGGGCGAAGAAGCCATTAGAGCTGCTGCATGCTAACCTTTGCGGGCCGATCACACCTTCGACACTCGTTGGTAACAGTTACTTCATGTTATTTGTTGTTGATTACTCATGGTGGATGTGGGTGTTCGTGATCAAGTCAAAGGAACAAGCTTGCTCCATGTTCAGAAAGTTCAAGTTCCAG TTATGCGAGGAGGTTGGGATCAAACGGCACCTCATCGTGCCATACATGCCACAACAAAACGgtgtggtggagcggaggaataGGACCGTGGTGGCAATGGCGAGGTCCCTCCTTAACAGCATGAATGTGCCTGGAAGGTTTTGGGGGGAGGCAGTGCGACACACGGTGTACATGCTGAAGCGCTTACCGACGAAGGCGCTGGACGAACGCACCCCGTTCGAGGCTTGGAACGGAAGGAAGCCACATTTGGCACACCTTCGTGTGTTCGACTGCACTGCACAAGCGAAG GCCACACCGCTATCGAGCGAGAGCAGCAACACTAATGAGGGCCCTGTGCGCTACAGGCACATTgacgacatcatgagagatgctccaaaAGTAGATCTCGATGGGGACATCGAAGAAGAGGCCATGCTCATGGAGACAGAGGAGCCATCTTGCTACCTTGAGGCCGCTAGGCAGCAGGTCTGGGAGGACGCCATGGCCAAGGAGAtcgagtccatagagaagaatgaCACATGGACTCTCATGACGTCGCCAGCTGGTCACAAGCCAATTGGGCttaaatgg GGAAACTCGGCGAATGAGGGTGCTGACTTGATGGAGCGGCGCCCGCTGAAGCCGTTCCGCTATGAATTTATGTGGCAGCGGCATGAGGGCTATGAAGATTTTGTTAATCAGGCTTGGGACCCAGGTATGGGTTATTGTGACCTACAAAGTATATCCGCCTCACTGACCTCTCTACAATGCTCTCTACGGTCATGGGACAGGGATGTTTTCGGCTCTGTCCGCAAGCAGTGCAGTCACCTGCGGTGTGAGCTGGAGATGGAAAGGAGTCAGACTCTGTATTGTGGTCCTACCAGGAGGGAAAAGGACCTCATGCGACAACTCTCAAAAGTTTTGGCTAGGGAGGAAACAATGGAAAAGCAACGATCACGTACCTCCTGA